One stretch of Pseudomonadota bacterium DNA includes these proteins:
- a CDS encoding TRC40/GET3/ArsA family transport-energizing ATPase, whose amino-acid sequence MNQITTSMTQYMKDHPGLKYIFFGGKGGVGKTVLAGTAALWAAKQGKKTLLASTNPVHSLSNLYGQDVFGKAVTVCDESLCYAFEIDTKDTIERSKREIREKINWFLKFADLTTKADDFIESATMNPAFEESAMFENMTDIMFKNEYDFYVFDTAPTANARRLLGMSKVYSLWVEKMLKSRDEAKTLRELLSFSKKNEEDPLMNYLLGFKGRMAKVQGLLTDNNLTAFFFATLPESLPIAVITRFINWFYEFGIPVGGVVVNGIIQKDQVGENTAEFVRNRVKMQDDHMQEIWEIFGDKVRATIPLFETEVKGTPMLKRMLDHLFV is encoded by the coding sequence ATGAACCAGATTACTACCAGTATGACCCAATATATGAAGGACCACCCCGGCCTTAAGTATATCTTTTTCGGTGGGAAAGGAGGGGTAGGGAAGACTGTACTTGCCGGAACGGCAGCATTATGGGCTGCAAAACAGGGGAAAAAGACGCTTCTTGCCTCCACCAACCCTGTCCACAGCCTCTCGAACCTTTACGGACAGGACGTATTCGGCAAGGCCGTTACCGTGTGCGATGAGTCGCTCTGTTATGCCTTTGAGATCGATACAAAGGATACTATTGAACGGTCAAAACGGGAGATCCGCGAAAAGATCAACTGGTTTCTCAAATTTGCAGACCTTACAACCAAAGCCGATGACTTCATTGAATCCGCCACGATGAACCCTGCCTTTGAAGAATCCGCCATGTTCGAAAATATGACAGACATCATGTTCAAGAATGAATACGATTTCTATGTTTTTGATACTGCCCCTACGGCAAATGCACGGCGTCTCCTCGGCATGTCCAAGGTATATTCCCTCTGGGTGGAAAAGATGCTGAAAAGCAGGGACGAGGCAAAAACTTTAAGGGAGCTGCTCTCCTTTTCAAAGAAAAACGAGGAAGACCCCCTCATGAACTACCTGCTGGGGTTTAAGGGCAGGATGGCAAAAGTGCAGGGTCTTCTTACAGACAATAACCTTACCGCCTTTTTCTTTGCCACACTCCCGGAGAGCCTTCCCATTGCTGTTATTACAAGGTTTATCAACTGGTTTTATGAATTCGGCATCCCTGTGGGTGGTGTGGTAGTCAACGGGATCATCCAGAAAGACCAGGTAGGTGAAAATACGGCTGAATTTGTCCGCAACCGCGTAAAGATGCAGGATGATCATATGCAGGAAATCTGGGAGATATTCGGAGACAAAGTAAGGGCCACGATCCCCCTCTTTGAGACAGAGGTGAAAGGCACCCCTATGCTCAAACGCATGCTCGATCACCTTTTCGTGTAA
- a CDS encoding TRC40/GET3/ArsA family transport-energizing ATPase has protein sequence MFGGKGGLGKTTFSAATAYYLAKQGKRVLVFSVDPQASLSDIFKRDIFGKGPTEIMPNLYAQEIDADRRVKEYQQEIRQKILDMYGMDKIPEEIESYIQAAAAEPAMEESAIFDEVVDIVVKGGYDYYIYDLVPLGHALYYLSMASVYDEWIDKITNLRQQMREYDQVAAVMRRDKELDEDAILNELLYIKERINKSSGILTDKEKTAFFFVITAEQMIITDTVKAAELFAKFDVPLSGYVVNRVLSETLKQQEIPEYLKNRFVMQEKYLKVIDETFKNQILAYVPEMDRDVTGLEMIEKLAITMFGNV, from the coding sequence ATGTTTGGCGGCAAGGGAGGGCTGGGAAAGACAACCTTTTCCGCTGCAACAGCCTATTATCTGGCAAAGCAGGGGAAGCGTGTCCTTGTTTTTTCCGTGGACCCGCAGGCGTCATTGAGCGACATATTCAAGAGGGACATCTTCGGCAAAGGGCCTACAGAAATCATGCCGAACCTCTATGCACAGGAAATCGATGCCGACCGCCGGGTAAAAGAGTATCAACAGGAGATCAGGCAAAAGATTCTGGACATGTACGGCATGGATAAGATTCCCGAGGAGATAGAGAGCTATATCCAGGCTGCTGCTGCTGAGCCGGCCATGGAAGAGAGCGCAATCTTTGATGAAGTGGTGGATATCGTGGTAAAGGGCGGGTATGACTACTACATCTATGACCTCGTTCCCCTTGGACATGCACTCTATTATCTGAGCATGGCATCTGTATATGACGAATGGATCGATAAAATAACAAACCTTCGTCAGCAGATGAGGGAATATGACCAGGTTGCCGCTGTCATGCGCAGGGATAAAGAGCTCGATGAAGATGCCATCCTCAATGAACTCCTCTACATCAAGGAGAGAATAAATAAGTCTTCCGGCATCCTTACCGACAAGGAGAAGACCGCATTCTTTTTTGTGATTACGGCAGAGCAGATGATTATTACCGATACGGTGAAGGCGGCAGAACTTTTTGCCAAATTCGATGTCCCCTTAAGCGGTTATGTGGTAAACAGGGTTTTGTCCGAGACATTGAAACAGCAGGAGATTCCGGAATATCTGAAGAACCGTTTTGTCATGCAGGAAAAATATCTGAAGGTCATTGACGAAACATTCAAAAACCAGATACTTGCCTATGTCCCTGAAATGGACAGGGACGTTACGGGGCTTGAGATGATAGAAAAACTGGCAATTACCATGTTTGGTAACGTGTAA